The Legionella sp. PATHC032 genome has a window encoding:
- a CDS encoding LexA family protein: MSHGGARAGAGRPRGQGKYGEATRSVRIPESRIQDVVKYLQGEKEFPAIPLYSSSVRAGFPSPGDDYIESMLDLNEYLIKHPASTFFVRASGESMLNAGIYSGDILIVDRGIEAAHGKIVIVALNGELTVKRLFRQYGQVKLLAENPDFPPIDITEEYDMVIWGVVTHVIHTVL, encoded by the coding sequence ATGTCTCATGGTGGTGCACGAGCAGGTGCTGGACGCCCTCGAGGACAAGGTAAATATGGAGAAGCAACCAGATCAGTTCGTATACCTGAATCTCGTATACAGGATGTGGTGAAATATCTTCAAGGAGAAAAAGAATTTCCAGCGATTCCTTTATATTCCAGTTCTGTAAGAGCTGGTTTTCCTTCTCCCGGTGATGACTATATTGAATCCATGCTGGATTTGAATGAGTACCTGATCAAGCATCCTGCATCCACATTTTTTGTACGAGCCTCTGGAGAGTCCATGCTAAACGCCGGCATTTATTCCGGTGATATTTTAATCGTTGATCGTGGCATAGAGGCTGCTCATGGAAAAATTGTAATCGTTGCTTTGAATGGCGAATTGACAGTAAAACGGTTATTCCGTCAGTATGGGCAAGTTAAGTTGCTGGCTGAAAACCCTGATTTTCCTCCCATAGATATCACAGAGGAATACGATATGGTGATTTGGGGTGTCGTCACTCATGTCATTCATACGGTATTGTGA
- the legC3 gene encoding Dot/Icm T4SS effector LegC3/PpeA, producing the protein MIMFLANCNIEELVTEHIKQFLADEELSFSGLKDLILSKAPIPWIHSSVTATLLKSRDSDKTEVKKNLEQQAYKAQLAEDKIQKEQDDAEALKDKKLKEILTRELNHIPTQISEQQTELRLLHYKLERLFESQAKVDVIQHSDSPLKKTKSSSSHSASIERLQRSINEHEIKIQSLFEQEINNKIKLNEIEKRASVRSQHHTKRVKRAQARIGYNSTGEDVVSTLSGKNQSILLRSIQKQHNALEKKCSDLIQEGDQINYPLFLEELQKFLNKKNRNLSSQEIDALKSVIKFIKQHLEFEHEAINTQSSLHIKKQSISSQIEKLRELQNKLKTLKNNNPHLTAANEELVSRNLELATMKEHHANLRHRLGTPALLLFGLTFLFSIPLILTISGVIPFFMAPALLYILVSAPPTILLLSTLGVGIAAIIFSFKMHSNESAIKSNLQAIESNSSQMSRNSQNLKSLETLTIPTLDMQIKKDENLRDQLMLSLQKLQRQAAQAFQKAKEVECLSYANSSLLNSSNTQPCDTSLSTHSEKFDEALNDSDDSLEKVKEETVNGIT; encoded by the coding sequence GTGATTATGTTTTTGGCCAACTGCAATATAGAGGAATTAGTTACAGAGCATATAAAACAATTTCTGGCAGATGAAGAATTGTCTTTCTCTGGCTTAAAAGATTTAATTCTCAGTAAAGCCCCAATTCCCTGGATTCATTCTTCTGTAACAGCCACTCTGCTTAAATCCAGAGACTCCGATAAAACAGAAGTAAAAAAAAACCTTGAACAACAAGCTTATAAAGCTCAACTGGCCGAGGACAAAATTCAAAAAGAACAGGATGATGCCGAAGCATTAAAAGATAAAAAATTAAAGGAAATTTTAACTCGTGAATTAAACCACATCCCAACCCAAATCAGCGAACAGCAAACGGAACTCAGATTACTTCATTATAAACTCGAGCGACTCTTCGAAAGCCAAGCTAAAGTCGACGTGATTCAGCATTCTGATTCTCCTTTGAAAAAGACAAAATCGTCTTCCAGCCATTCTGCATCGATTGAGCGTCTACAAAGATCTATCAATGAGCATGAAATTAAAATTCAATCACTTTTTGAACAGGAAATTAACAACAAGATAAAATTAAACGAAATTGAAAAGCGTGCCAGCGTACGCTCACAACATCACACTAAAAGGGTTAAACGCGCTCAGGCAAGAATTGGATACAATAGCACTGGTGAGGATGTTGTCAGTACATTATCAGGAAAAAATCAATCCATTTTGTTGCGAAGTATCCAAAAACAACATAACGCTCTTGAAAAAAAATGTAGTGATCTCATTCAGGAAGGCGATCAAATTAATTATCCATTATTTCTTGAGGAACTTCAGAAGTTTTTAAATAAAAAAAATCGCAATTTATCTTCTCAAGAAATCGATGCATTAAAGTCTGTTATAAAATTTATAAAGCAACACTTGGAATTTGAGCATGAGGCAATCAATACACAATCCAGTCTCCATATTAAAAAGCAATCCATCAGTTCCCAAATTGAAAAATTACGAGAACTACAAAATAAACTAAAAACTTTAAAAAACAATAACCCTCATTTGACAGCAGCAAATGAAGAATTAGTTTCACGTAATTTGGAATTAGCCACGATGAAAGAGCATCATGCTAACTTACGTCATCGCTTGGGTACCCCGGCTTTACTCTTATTTGGATTAACTTTTCTATTTTCAATTCCTCTTATTTTAACCATAAGCGGAGTAATCCCCTTTTTCATGGCGCCTGCGCTGCTTTATATTTTGGTCTCAGCACCTCCAACCATCCTCCTGCTATCAACTCTTGGTGTTGGCATAGCGGCTATCATTTTCAGTTTTAAAATGCATTCCAATGAATCAGCTATTAAATCGAATTTGCAAGCGATTGAATCAAACTCCAGTCAAATGAGTCGAAATTCCCAAAATTTAAAATCATTGGAAACGCTTACAATACCCACTCTGGATATGCAAATCAAAAAAGATGAAAATTTAAGAGATCAATTAATGCTTTCTTTGCAAAAACTGCAACGCCAAGCTGCTCAGGCCTTCCAGAAAGCAAAAGAAGTAGAGTGTCTATCCTATGCCAACTCTTCACTTTTAAATTCCAGCAATACTCAACCCTGTGACACCTCATTATCGACACATTCAGAAAAATTCGACGAAGCACTAAATGACTCTGATGACTCCCTGGAAAAAGTGAAAGAAGAAACAGTTAATGGAATAACCTAA
- a CDS encoding murein L,D-transpeptidase catalytic domain family protein: MNTLFTLISTVLLTSNITSSTPLFAKPGTDINTQVQHLSHKAPQLNKKVLKLALTAYKNASKRGAVKKPVLTVIDYSLPSNKQRMWVFDLRNERLLYNTYVAHGKNSGVNVARSFSNRESSKQSSLGTYITKNTYIGHKGYSLNLQGLDRGFNDNAYNRRVVIHGAWYVEPDFIKKAGRAGLSWGCPAIAQTLAKPVINTIKNGSVVFAYYPDKKFLSNSGYLVA, from the coding sequence ATGAATACATTATTTACTCTAATCTCAACTGTATTACTAACAAGCAACATCACATCCAGCACCCCATTATTTGCCAAGCCTGGAACAGACATTAACACCCAGGTGCAACATCTTAGCCACAAGGCCCCACAATTAAACAAAAAAGTTTTAAAACTTGCCTTGACAGCCTATAAAAATGCGAGCAAGAGAGGGGCAGTTAAAAAACCCGTTCTTACCGTGATTGATTATTCCTTACCTTCCAATAAACAACGTATGTGGGTATTCGATCTTCGTAACGAACGCCTATTATACAATACTTACGTAGCCCATGGTAAAAATTCTGGAGTCAATGTTGCCAGGAGTTTTTCTAATAGAGAGTCCAGCAAACAATCCAGCTTAGGTACCTATATCACCAAAAACACCTACATCGGACACAAAGGCTATTCCTTGAATCTCCAAGGTTTGGATAGAGGGTTTAATGATAATGCATACAATAGGCGTGTTGTGATACATGGCGCGTGGTATGTTGAACCTGACTTTATCAAAAAAGCTGGCCGTGCTGGTTTATCCTGGGGCTGTCCGGCTATAGCACAAACCTTAGCAAAACCCGTGATCAATACCATTAAAAACGGTTCGGTTGTTTTTGCTTATTACCCCGATAAGAAGTTTTTATCTAACTCAGGATATCTGGTAGCATAA
- a CDS encoding uracil-DNA glycosylase family protein, with translation MYESLLVGCHEEWKEILMKALNTMDSCYLKQIQKDSHWLPGLNQLFSAFSLPLSQTQYILLGESPYPRKISANGYAFWDNSVGLLWSSTGLSKEVNRATSLRNWIKTLLIARGDLHENTSQEAISRIDKSCLVQTAEDFFKGMMKKGILLLNASLIYSKGKVPYHARHWKPFMQNLFEQLAIRKPNVQLILFGKIAEKIPPNKLLIGLVSEHPYNVSFITNQRVIEFFKPMDLLSYESN, from the coding sequence ATGTATGAGAGTTTATTGGTTGGATGCCATGAGGAATGGAAAGAAATTCTGATGAAAGCATTGAATACAATGGATAGTTGTTACTTAAAACAAATACAAAAGGATAGCCATTGGCTACCTGGACTAAATCAACTGTTTTCTGCTTTTAGCCTGCCTTTGAGTCAAACACAATATATTCTTTTGGGGGAATCTCCATACCCACGCAAAATTTCCGCTAATGGGTATGCTTTTTGGGATAATTCTGTAGGTTTGTTGTGGAGCTCCACAGGGCTAAGTAAAGAAGTTAATCGAGCCACCTCACTACGCAACTGGATTAAAACGTTATTGATCGCTCGCGGCGATTTACACGAAAATACCTCGCAAGAAGCGATTTCCAGGATAGATAAATCCTGTTTAGTACAAACTGCAGAAGACTTTTTTAAGGGAATGATGAAAAAGGGAATTTTATTATTGAATGCTTCCCTGATATACAGTAAAGGTAAGGTTCCGTATCACGCGCGCCATTGGAAGCCATTTATGCAAAATTTATTTGAGCAATTGGCCATCAGGAAGCCTAATGTGCAGTTAATCTTATTTGGTAAAATTGCTGAGAAAATACCTCCAAATAAATTATTGATAGGATTGGTTTCAGAACACCCATATAATGTAAGCTTTATTACTAATCAACGCGTCATTGAATTTTTTAAACCAATGGATTTATTGTCTTATGAATCAAATTGA
- the putA gene encoding bifunctional proline dehydrogenase/L-glutamate gamma-semialdehyde dehydrogenase PutA — MLEKQSIHLPEGLRAAINKAYRMDELSLITELSEKAALEPQQMIAIKTSATKLVESVRSERRKSTGIDSFLTEYALSSDEGIALMCLAEALLRVPDNATIDNLIKDKLAGGDWGAHRGQSESFFVNATTWALMLTGKVLTPEKAENTLTKALLKLVNRSSEAVVRKAVDKAMRIMSKQFVMGRTINEALARAKKKEDRGYRYSYDMLGEAALTSADAARYFEAYKEAIISIGEKADKHSDVYRRPGISIKLSALHPRYSEFQHERVMAELPPKLLALSRLAKDYGIALTIDAEESERLDLSLDVIEKVFNDESLQGWNGFGLAVQSYQKRAFYVLDWVAALARSKQRRIMVRLIKGAYWDSEIKKTQMQGFSEYPVFTRKVFTDVSFQACAKKILTMTDAIYPQFATHNAYSVAMILNVVGDYRDFEFQCLHGMGNELYEQIVPANCYGIPCRIYAPVGSHEDLLPYLVRRLLENGANSSFVNRIVDDKAPISELVEDPVIKAKSLFNKINKNIPLPEDIFLPVRKNSKGFDFTNRLERALLQQELAKIQTKEWQASPMISGRKLSRDLLQTVMSPQQPAYAIGSVQQATLDDVEAALNQAKLAFEPWSKKSVEERASCLNRFADLLQANMAELMVLTCREAGKTWSDGIAEVREAIDFCRYYAKKAQELMGSPQRFNGYTGELNELSLHPRGTILCISPWNFPLAIFTGQVVAGLVTGNCVIAKPAEQTPLIAAYAVKLMHQAGIPEGAIQLIPGAGETIGAALVADKRIKAVLFTGSTDTANLINRTLATRGGEIIPLIAETGGQNAMIVDSSALLEQVVVDAVTSAFGSAGQRCSALRVLYVQEEVYPRTVELLKGAMAELVVGDPQWLSTDVGPVIDKEALSILKNHVENMKKHHEILYQCSVSDDVSSGYFMPPTAIAIDNISALEKEVFGPILHVIQFKRKDLDKVINQINQTGYGLTLGIHSRINETVEYIRQRVHAGNCYVNRNMIGAVVGLQPFGGEGLSGTGPKAGGPNYLIRLCHERTYTVDTTAAGGNASLMSIPEEG, encoded by the coding sequence ATGCTGGAAAAGCAGTCCATTCATTTACCGGAAGGATTAAGAGCAGCTATTAATAAAGCTTATCGTATGGATGAGCTTTCTTTAATTACAGAACTGAGTGAAAAAGCAGCGCTTGAACCTCAGCAAATGATCGCGATTAAAACCAGTGCTACAAAATTGGTTGAATCAGTTCGCAGCGAGAGAAGGAAAAGCACCGGAATAGATTCTTTTTTAACAGAGTATGCCTTATCAAGCGATGAGGGAATTGCCTTAATGTGTCTGGCGGAAGCGTTATTGCGCGTTCCCGATAATGCCACCATAGATAATTTGATTAAAGATAAATTGGCTGGCGGTGATTGGGGAGCCCATCGTGGACAGAGTGAATCTTTTTTTGTAAATGCCACTACTTGGGCATTAATGTTAACTGGTAAAGTTTTAACTCCTGAAAAAGCTGAAAATACACTAACCAAAGCGTTACTAAAATTGGTTAATCGAAGTAGTGAGGCTGTTGTCAGAAAAGCTGTTGATAAAGCCATGCGAATTATGAGCAAGCAATTTGTGATGGGACGTACCATTAATGAAGCCTTAGCTCGAGCGAAGAAAAAGGAAGATAGGGGATACAGATATTCTTACGATATGCTGGGTGAGGCTGCTTTAACATCTGCAGATGCCGCAAGATATTTTGAAGCCTATAAGGAAGCAATCATTTCAATTGGAGAGAAAGCGGATAAACATTCAGACGTATACAGACGCCCTGGTATTTCCATCAAACTTTCTGCCTTACACCCACGATATAGTGAATTTCAGCATGAGCGTGTCATGGCAGAATTACCTCCCAAACTATTGGCCTTGTCGCGTTTAGCAAAGGACTATGGCATTGCTTTAACAATTGATGCTGAAGAGTCAGAGCGTTTGGATCTTTCGCTTGATGTGATAGAGAAAGTGTTTAATGATGAGAGTTTACAGGGATGGAATGGGTTTGGTTTGGCCGTTCAATCCTATCAAAAAAGAGCGTTTTATGTCCTGGATTGGGTTGCTGCTCTGGCAAGAAGTAAGCAGCGGCGTATTATGGTCAGATTGATTAAAGGAGCCTATTGGGATAGCGAAATCAAAAAAACGCAAATGCAAGGTTTTTCTGAATACCCGGTTTTTACCCGTAAAGTGTTTACTGATGTGTCATTTCAGGCTTGCGCAAAAAAAATCCTGACTATGACCGATGCTATTTATCCACAATTTGCAACTCATAATGCTTATTCTGTGGCAATGATTCTGAATGTGGTAGGGGATTATAGAGATTTTGAATTTCAATGTCTGCATGGCATGGGTAATGAGCTTTATGAGCAGATTGTTCCTGCTAATTGTTATGGTATTCCATGCCGTATTTATGCACCAGTTGGTAGCCATGAGGATTTATTACCGTATTTAGTCCGACGATTACTGGAAAATGGAGCAAACTCTTCTTTTGTCAATCGCATAGTGGATGATAAGGCACCTATTAGCGAGTTGGTAGAAGATCCCGTGATTAAAGCAAAATCGTTATTTAATAAAATAAACAAAAATATACCATTGCCAGAGGATATCTTTTTACCTGTACGGAAAAACTCTAAAGGTTTTGACTTTACAAATCGACTTGAACGCGCTTTATTGCAGCAGGAACTGGCAAAAATTCAAACAAAAGAATGGCAGGCAAGTCCTATGATTTCCGGTCGGAAATTATCCAGGGACTTACTGCAAACGGTTATGTCTCCCCAGCAGCCGGCATATGCTATTGGATCTGTGCAGCAAGCAACTCTTGATGATGTTGAGGCGGCATTAAATCAAGCAAAATTGGCTTTTGAACCATGGAGTAAGAAATCGGTAGAAGAACGTGCTTCTTGTCTAAACCGATTTGCAGATTTACTACAGGCCAATATGGCAGAACTCATGGTATTAACTTGTCGGGAAGCTGGTAAAACCTGGAGTGATGGAATTGCTGAAGTAAGAGAGGCTATTGATTTTTGTCGATACTATGCCAAGAAAGCCCAAGAGCTTATGGGTAGTCCTCAACGCTTTAATGGATACACGGGGGAATTAAATGAATTAAGTTTACATCCTCGCGGGACAATATTGTGTATTAGTCCCTGGAATTTTCCCTTGGCCATATTTACGGGACAAGTCGTAGCTGGACTAGTTACAGGCAATTGTGTGATTGCTAAACCGGCTGAACAAACTCCATTAATTGCAGCCTACGCTGTGAAATTAATGCATCAAGCTGGTATTCCTGAAGGAGCAATTCAATTAATTCCAGGCGCTGGCGAGACCATAGGGGCCGCTTTAGTCGCAGATAAACGAATTAAAGCAGTTCTGTTTACAGGCTCGACTGACACGGCGAATTTGATTAATCGGACGTTAGCTACTCGAGGTGGCGAAATCATTCCTTTAATTGCAGAAACGGGCGGTCAAAATGCAATGATTGTCGATTCTTCAGCATTATTGGAACAAGTGGTGGTTGATGCTGTCACTTCGGCCTTTGGCAGTGCAGGACAGCGATGCTCAGCTCTTAGAGTATTGTATGTGCAAGAAGAAGTGTATCCAAGAACTGTAGAGCTGTTAAAAGGCGCGATGGCTGAGTTAGTGGTAGGTGATCCTCAATGGCTATCAACTGATGTAGGTCCTGTTATAGACAAGGAAGCATTATCTATATTGAAAAATCATGTCGAAAACATGAAAAAACATCATGAAATATTATATCAATGCTCCGTTAGTGATGACGTTTCATCAGGATATTTCATGCCACCAACAGCCATTGCAATTGATAATATCAGCGCTTTGGAAAAAGAAGTATTTGGGCCAATTTTGCATGTGATTCAGTTTAAGAGAAAAGATCTGGATAAGGTAATTAATCAAATCAATCAAACTGGCTATGGCTTAACACTGGGAATACATAGCCGAATTAATGAAACTGTTGAATACATTAGGCAAAGGGTTCACGCAGGGAACTGTTATGTAAATCGCAATATGATTGGAGCAGTAGTAGGCCTGCAACCGTTTGGTGGTGAAGGGTTGTCTGGCACAGGCCCCAAAGCTGGAGGTCCTAACTATTTGATTCGCCTTTGCCATGAGCGTACCTATACAGTTGATACAACTGCTGCAGGTGGTAATGCCAGTTTAATGTCTATTCCGGAAGAAGGTTAG
- a CDS encoding Y-family DNA polymerase: MFALVDCNNFYVSCERLFKPALANKPILVLSNNDGCVIARSNEVKALGVQMGVPYFAVKALCKQHKVHVFSSNYSLYADMSRRVMSVLEDNWPAIEIYSIDEAFLDLNTLPQSEYDEFCRKLQKTILRHTGIPVSIGIGATKTLAKLANYIAKKELRVPVFNIENQYHWLAKIVVGEVWGIGRQWGKKLVQQGIYTAHDLAGMDLQLIKKLFSVVLQRTVLELRGVSCGSLQDFESRKSIISSKSFGSMQTEYSALAQAISSHCARAWEKLRHQKLMACHLSIFIKTNRFRLDLPQYQQSIGFKLINPTDDLRYLIRCAKLCLRKIFRSGFHYQKVGVYLGDLIEKNCLQLDLFNQVSEKELNQTERLMSVLDEINTKYGRHTLRLAAEGYVKPWAMRAQLRSPSYTTSWSELPVVII; the protein is encoded by the coding sequence ATGTTTGCGCTGGTCGATTGTAATAATTTTTATGTCTCGTGTGAGCGGTTGTTTAAACCAGCGTTAGCGAATAAACCCATTCTGGTTTTGTCTAATAATGATGGTTGTGTGATAGCGCGCTCTAATGAAGTCAAGGCTTTGGGTGTTCAAATGGGCGTGCCGTATTTTGCAGTCAAGGCCTTATGTAAACAGCATAAAGTGCATGTGTTTTCATCCAATTACTCATTGTATGCTGATATGTCACGTCGGGTTATGTCAGTTCTGGAAGACAATTGGCCAGCAATAGAGATTTACTCCATTGATGAAGCTTTCCTTGATTTGAATACCTTGCCTCAGTCTGAATATGATGAGTTTTGTCGCAAGTTACAAAAAACTATTTTGCGCCATACCGGTATCCCCGTATCCATAGGTATAGGAGCAACCAAAACTCTGGCTAAACTGGCAAATTATATTGCGAAAAAAGAGTTAAGAGTCCCCGTGTTTAACATTGAAAATCAATATCATTGGTTAGCTAAAATAGTTGTTGGTGAGGTATGGGGGATAGGGCGGCAATGGGGTAAAAAGCTAGTACAGCAGGGGATTTATACCGCTCATGATTTGGCTGGTATGGATTTGCAACTAATTAAAAAATTATTTAGTGTTGTATTGCAACGAACAGTGCTTGAGTTGCGAGGTGTTTCATGCGGTAGTTTACAGGATTTTGAGTCAAGAAAAAGTATTATATCTTCCAAATCCTTTGGTTCTATGCAAACAGAGTATTCTGCTCTTGCTCAGGCCATCAGCAGCCATTGTGCCAGAGCCTGGGAAAAATTACGACATCAAAAATTAATGGCATGCCATCTTTCCATCTTTATCAAAACCAATCGATTCCGTTTGGATTTGCCACAATATCAGCAATCCATAGGGTTTAAATTGATTAATCCAACTGATGATCTGCGATATTTGATTCGTTGTGCCAAATTGTGCCTGCGTAAAATATTTCGCTCTGGATTTCATTATCAAAAGGTAGGTGTTTATTTAGGAGATTTAATTGAAAAAAACTGTTTGCAGCTGGATCTGTTTAACCAGGTTTCAGAGAAAGAGTTAAATCAGACAGAGCGATTGATGTCGGTATTAGATGAAATCAATACGAAATATGGCCGTCATACCTTACGTTTGGCAGCAGAAGGGTATGTGAAGCCTTGGGCTATGCGGGCACAGTTACGTTCTCCCAGTTATACCACTTCCTGGTCTGAATTGCCTGTGGTCATTATTTAA
- the ubiG gene encoding bifunctional 2-polyprenyl-6-hydroxyphenol methylase/3-demethylubiquinol 3-O-methyltransferase UbiG, whose protein sequence is MNQIESTIATEEVHKFAQFANDWWDVNGPLRTLHDINGARFEFLSEHINLKGLRILDVGCGGGILCESMAKAGAYMSGLDAEPEAIQVAKEHAHKNQLQIDYFCSPIEEYENQSFDAITCMELLEHVQNPELVLQHCRRLLKPNGLLFLSTISRTLKAYLGAIIAAEYVLNLLPRQTHDYDKFIKPSELVKMARLFDFNLIDMKGLCYNPFLRRATLVSDVSINYIMVLQ, encoded by the coding sequence ATGAATCAAATTGAATCGACTATCGCTACAGAAGAAGTACACAAATTTGCCCAATTTGCAAATGATTGGTGGGATGTTAATGGCCCTCTCAGAACTTTGCATGATATCAATGGCGCTCGTTTTGAATTTCTTTCAGAACATATCAATCTGAAGGGGCTGAGAATATTGGATGTCGGTTGCGGTGGCGGGATACTCTGCGAGTCTATGGCCAAGGCAGGGGCTTATATGAGTGGATTGGATGCAGAACCAGAAGCCATTCAAGTTGCCAAAGAACATGCTCATAAAAACCAGTTGCAGATTGATTATTTTTGCAGTCCTATTGAAGAGTATGAGAATCAAAGTTTTGATGCAATAACTTGTATGGAATTATTGGAACACGTACAAAACCCTGAGTTGGTATTACAACATTGCAGGCGTTTATTAAAACCAAATGGACTATTATTTTTATCAACTATTAGTAGAACATTAAAGGCTTATCTTGGCGCTATTATTGCTGCAGAATATGTGCTTAATTTGTTACCCAGACAAACACATGATTATGATAAATTCATTAAACCCAGTGAGTTAGTCAAAATGGCACGCCTGTTCGATTTCAATCTTATTGATATGAAAGGCCTATGCTATAATCCCTTCCTTAGGAGAGCCACTCTGGTTTCTGATGTAAGTATTAATTACATTATGGTTCTACAATAA
- a CDS encoding ProQ/FINO family protein, producing MIMNQQLNATKKDKLQVIDWLIENFPNAFFKKGNQVKPLKIGIFDDLIDFYERLDTPPFSKKSLREALSYYSASPAYLSCQKPNTARVDIYGNEIDVVTPEQAKYAYQRYQERYGSKKSQELK from the coding sequence ATGATTATGAACCAACAACTAAATGCAACCAAAAAAGATAAGCTTCAGGTAATTGATTGGCTTATTGAAAATTTTCCTAATGCATTTTTTAAAAAAGGGAACCAGGTCAAACCGCTCAAAATTGGAATATTTGATGATCTGATTGATTTTTATGAGCGACTGGATACACCACCTTTTAGTAAAAAATCATTACGAGAAGCATTAAGTTATTACAGTGCTTCCCCAGCTTATTTAAGCTGCCAAAAACCTAATACAGCACGTGTAGATATTTATGGTAATGAAATTGATGTGGTTACGCCAGAGCAGGCCAAGTATGCTTATCAGCGTTATCAGGAGCGGTATGGTAGTAAAAAAAGCCAAGAGTTAAAATAG
- a CDS encoding type IV secretion protein Dot: MQQLDYWEQSMSLATYDVKQELVKLTQNFLSIENPFSELKNLLIDKKIVTEIHNQIAVQLYQIKKSDETAVITRLEKSAYEQQMKEDDDEKNRDGEELRQDLLQRNHLTRQLQILGVRKEQYERELLIRNTVSHVHTHPDTPVVHQHPSQPISAPLLNPNTHVHTHLETTLSNQDIELSIQRINRRISEINKELETLDSRNNEREIRRGDREKRLQARLNYVQKTAGVANTLSSNNQKKLLSNIEKEKESLAQQHSALLMKAKQLNYSTFVEQLELSLQTMQRPFQEIDALKAIVKRMKEHLNYKEKAASIQYQLNNTVRTIGENTSSLERLQSKLRSLQLANPDLTRRNERLAEQNRELLESYNTHTKTRNKLLLPTFILAGLSLLFSIPLILTLAGIIPYVIAPAVLLTLVITPPALLLLAGLGTSIAAITYAVKAYFNNSTIESNEETIESNRRQMGTNQKEIYTLENQTIPNLEKELLENEKIKNRLTDELQYMENLAEQALKQASEVEPYAYSSMPFFNPEVIVHQHPSVSNGMVTPSAPPLDPLYPVVRH, from the coding sequence ATGCAACAACTTGATTATTGGGAGCAATCTATGTCTCTTGCTACTTATGACGTAAAACAGGAACTCGTCAAGCTTACCCAGAATTTCTTATCTATTGAGAATCCATTTTCTGAATTAAAGAACTTATTAATTGATAAAAAGATCGTTACAGAGATTCATAATCAAATAGCCGTGCAGTTATATCAAATTAAAAAATCAGACGAAACAGCTGTGATTACGCGTTTAGAAAAAAGCGCTTACGAACAACAAATGAAAGAAGATGACGATGAAAAAAATCGAGATGGTGAAGAGTTACGCCAAGATCTCCTCCAAAGGAATCATTTGACAAGACAGCTCCAGATTTTGGGAGTCCGTAAAGAGCAATATGAAAGAGAATTGCTCATCCGCAATACAGTATCCCATGTCCATACTCATCCGGACACTCCGGTAGTTCATCAACATCCTTCTCAACCAATATCTGCACCCTTGCTAAACCCTAATACTCACGTGCACACTCATCTTGAAACCACTTTAAGTAACCAGGATATTGAGCTGAGTATTCAGAGGATTAACAGAAGAATTTCAGAGATAAATAAAGAATTGGAAACTCTCGACTCCAGAAATAATGAAAGAGAAATTCGCAGAGGCGATAGAGAAAAACGCCTTCAAGCACGCCTTAATTATGTCCAAAAAACAGCAGGAGTTGCCAACACCCTATCTTCTAACAATCAAAAAAAGCTGCTATCCAATATTGAGAAAGAAAAAGAATCTCTCGCACAACAACATTCCGCCTTGCTTATGAAAGCGAAACAATTAAATTACTCCACCTTTGTCGAGCAACTTGAATTGTCTTTGCAAACTATGCAACGTCCTTTTCAAGAAATAGACGCATTGAAAGCTATTGTAAAAAGGATGAAAGAGCATTTGAATTACAAAGAAAAAGCGGCGTCTATTCAATACCAATTAAATAATACAGTGCGTACTATTGGGGAAAATACGAGTAGCTTGGAACGACTTCAATCCAAATTGAGATCATTACAACTTGCCAACCCTGATTTAACAAGGAGAAATGAGCGCCTTGCGGAACAGAATAGGGAACTTCTTGAGTCGTATAATACCCATACCAAAACTCGAAATAAACTGCTTCTTCCTACCTTTATCTTAGCAGGACTGTCCTTGCTCTTTTCTATTCCATTGATATTAACCCTGGCTGGAATCATCCCCTATGTTATCGCTCCAGCTGTATTGCTAACTTTGGTTATTACTCCTCCCGCCTTGTTATTGCTTGCCGGACTTGGTACAAGTATTGCGGCAATCACTTATGCTGTGAAAGCTTACTTCAATAATTCGACTATTGAATCAAACGAGGAAACAATAGAAAGTAATAGACGGCAAATGGGAACAAACCAAAAGGAAATTTACACTCTGGAAAATCAAACAATTCCCAATCTTGAAAAAGAACTGTTAGAGAACGAAAAAATTAAAAATCGCTTAACTGATGAATTACAGTATATGGAAAACCTGGCCGAGCAAGCCTTAAAACAAGCAAGCGAAGTAGAGCCATACGCCTATTCATCTATGCCTTTCTTTAACCCGGAAGTTATTGTTCATCAACATCCTTCTGTAAGCAATGGTATGGTGACCCCTAGTGCTCCGCCTCTTGATCCCCTCTATCCTGTTGTTCGACATTAA